In Verrucomicrobiia bacterium, a genomic segment contains:
- a CDS encoding class I SAM-dependent methyltransferase yields MQEISDLPMATTSIPLASAVTFKTSSGIEGQATVARLTPHSVSFEMYGPGIVLRVSEVLNDFEILAGKRPVYSGKAVVSSLVNTGTATACEAALPTPLPGWGSLALHDPEEIYLNGFGEFLKCWQKFYRLNHDYKVVIADLQTFLSSLRLWLEQVELTLQASASMDRTRIESDIAHGLRSQVASTLGNIFERFEAICARIEPDFQAAHRAFGQRQLHPHLLCAPFIHRTYAKPLGYAGDYEMMNMIFRNGLEGNSLYAKLTNAYLLDQIGPQAVRNRADYLCGKITEETCRIARLGRTARIYNIACGPAREVENFLSGHPLADCAEFHLLDFDSETLGYAGARMEHVKKRHHLKTSVALVKKSVHQMLKANGKPVAGEEGYDLIYCSGLYDYLNDRVVKAVNTYLYDHLRPGGLLTVGNFAPNMPVRNFIEHFLEWFLIYRDARQLAALAPEQVSPNQCKVVAEPTGTNIFLEVRKPL; encoded by the coding sequence ATGCAAGAAATCTCCGATCTGCCGATGGCGACGACATCGATACCCCTGGCCAGTGCGGTGACTTTCAAGACCAGCAGTGGCATCGAAGGCCAGGCAACTGTCGCGCGCCTTACACCCCACTCCGTCTCGTTCGAGATGTACGGTCCGGGAATTGTTCTCAGAGTATCGGAGGTGTTAAATGACTTCGAAATACTTGCTGGCAAGCGCCCGGTTTACAGTGGCAAAGCGGTCGTCAGCAGCCTGGTCAATACCGGCACGGCCACAGCATGCGAAGCAGCTCTGCCTACACCGCTGCCAGGGTGGGGCTCCCTTGCGCTCCACGACCCGGAGGAGATTTATTTAAATGGCTTCGGGGAGTTCCTGAAGTGCTGGCAAAAGTTTTATCGGCTAAATCATGATTACAAGGTCGTCATCGCCGATCTCCAAACATTTCTATCCAGCTTGCGTTTATGGCTCGAACAGGTGGAACTGACTCTCCAAGCCTCCGCGTCTATGGACCGGACCAGAATTGAGTCGGACATCGCGCATGGGTTGCGAAGCCAGGTGGCTTCTACCCTGGGCAACATCTTTGAGCGTTTTGAGGCGATATGCGCCAGGATCGAACCCGATTTCCAGGCGGCCCATCGCGCTTTTGGCCAGCGTCAACTCCACCCTCACTTGCTGTGCGCCCCCTTCATTCACCGCACGTACGCTAAGCCACTGGGCTACGCAGGTGATTACGAAATGATGAACATGATTTTTCGCAACGGTCTGGAGGGAAACTCGCTTTACGCTAAACTAACCAACGCCTATTTGCTCGATCAGATTGGACCGCAGGCGGTGAGAAACCGCGCCGATTATCTCTGCGGCAAGATCACTGAGGAAACCTGCCGGATTGCGAGACTCGGACGAACAGCAAGGATTTACAATATCGCCTGCGGCCCCGCCCGAGAGGTGGAGAATTTTCTCTCTGGACATCCGCTGGCCGATTGCGCGGAGTTTCATCTGTTGGATTTTGATTCGGAAACCTTGGGATATGCCGGCGCCCGAATGGAGCATGTCAAAAAGAGACATCATCTCAAGACTTCAGTAGCCCTGGTCAAGAAATCGGTCCACCAAATGTTGAAAGCCAACGGCAAACCGGTTGCGGGCGAGGAGGGCTATGACCTGATTTATTGCTCTGGCCTCTACGACTACCTCAATGATCGTGTTGTCAAAGCCGTCAATACGTACCTCTACGACCACTTGCGTCCAGGCGGGTTGTTGACCGTGGGCAACTTTGCCCCAAACATGCCCGTCAGAAACTTCATCGAGCACTTTCTGGAATGGTTTCTGATTTATCGCGATGCCAGGCAACTCGCTGCTTTGGCTCCGGAGCAGGTCTCACCCAACCAGTGCAAAGTGGTGGCCGAGCCGACCGGAACAAATATTTTCCTGGAAGTCCGCAAGCCTTTATGA
- a CDS encoding outer membrane protein transport protein, giving the protein MANTPKFARIRLSHARLNQLFVVLVLGLSQWPRECLAIGSRIPNQDAEAIGRGNAFVATADDPAAIYYNPAGITQLDGQNVQVGSLFYLGIDADYKSPSGQVTQNKRNIIPVPQLDYAFTPKGQPFSFGLGVYAPFGLGMEWPDSAPFRSAGLKADLTYLTINPVVAWRPLSTLSIAVGPTFNYSQAELDQGILVSPYQLKFKGRDWAYGFNAGILWQPHAMWSFGAKYFSATTMDYNGTASFNPASPFLPPPASTKTHLDFPQMVSGGVSFRPTTNWNFEVDIDWTDWDRVKSAVIDGVGALPLNWQSSFFYEFGVTRQLGCGYYVSAGYFYSEASTPDQYYTPLVPDTNLHVGSLGVGHRGQHFDWALAGQIIGGAYRNVQGSVNPSVNGSYRLFTPTVSFSVGYHF; this is encoded by the coding sequence ATGGCAAATACACCGAAGTTCGCGCGGATTCGGCTTAGCCATGCGCGATTAAATCAACTGTTTGTGGTTTTGGTCCTGGGCCTGAGTCAATGGCCGAGGGAGTGTTTGGCGATCGGTTCGCGGATCCCCAACCAGGATGCCGAGGCGATTGGGCGTGGCAACGCATTCGTTGCCACAGCGGATGATCCTGCGGCCATCTATTATAACCCGGCCGGAATCACCCAACTGGACGGCCAGAACGTCCAAGTGGGATCGCTCTTTTACCTCGGCATCGATGCGGATTACAAATCGCCCTCGGGGCAGGTCACGCAGAATAAACGAAACATCATTCCCGTACCGCAACTGGATTATGCTTTTACGCCCAAGGGCCAGCCGTTTTCCTTCGGATTGGGGGTTTACGCCCCGTTCGGGTTGGGAATGGAATGGCCGGATAGCGCGCCGTTCCGCAGCGCGGGGCTCAAGGCCGATCTGACCTACCTGACCATCAATCCGGTTGTTGCTTGGCGCCCACTCTCCACGCTCTCTATCGCGGTGGGCCCGACGTTCAATTATTCGCAGGCGGAATTGGACCAGGGCATCCTGGTGTCTCCCTACCAGCTTAAGTTCAAAGGCCGGGATTGGGCTTACGGTTTCAATGCCGGTATTTTGTGGCAACCGCATGCCATGTGGTCGTTCGGCGCAAAATACTTTAGCGCGACCACCATGGATTATAACGGAACCGCCTCTTTCAATCCGGCGTCCCCTTTCCTGCCCCCGCCCGCATCGACCAAAACTCACCTTGATTTCCCTCAGATGGTTAGCGGTGGAGTTTCTTTCCGCCCAACGACCAATTGGAATTTCGAGGTGGATATCGATTGGACAGATTGGGACAGAGTCAAGAGCGCGGTCATCGATGGGGTTGGCGCTCTGCCGTTGAATTGGCAGTCCAGTTTCTTCTATGAATTTGGCGTCACGCGCCAGCTTGGATGCGGTTATTACGTCAGCGCAGGTTATTTTTACAGTGAAGCCTCCACCCCGGACCAGTATTATACGCCTCTGGTGCCGGACACGAACCTGCATGTCGGCAGCCTTGGAGTTGGGCATCGCGGGCAGCATTTCGATTGGGCTTTGGCGGGCCAGATCATCGGCGGAGCGTACCGCAACGTGCAAGGATCGGTGAACCCATCCGTCAACGGCAGCTATCGCCTTTTTACCCCAACGGTCTCCTTTAGTGTCGGTTATCATTTTTAA
- a CDS encoding lipid-binding SYLF domain-containing protein, translating into MVKWAPYRHGTATRRDFVHWPGAKSESSFAASLSHGEWLVARALALMHDAVMKVLFLSIFLLGLALPAAGLERADLDYRIRKLTVKLEAMQAKADRSIPAPMLRAAQGIVLLDRTKAGFIFAYQGGSGIAMVRNPRNGQWGPPAFLKANEASLGFQIGGQQSFVVLLLMNTNAVQLLAQGTVKVSGEAAGTAGDISRGTEAGVSSLEPLIRVYTDKEGLYGGAAVKGDLLAPDIDANLVYYDQSLTLPEILFSRKLKVSEATAELAGKLGQMSR; encoded by the coding sequence ATGGTGAAATGGGCGCCCTACCGGCACGGCACCGCTACGCGGCGCGACTTTGTCCACTGGCCGGGCGCAAAGTCCGAGAGCAGCTTTGCTGCCAGTCTGAGCCATGGGGAATGGCTTGTTGCCAGGGCTTTGGCATTGATGCATGATGCGGTCATGAAAGTTCTCTTTTTGAGCATTTTTCTGCTCGGTCTGGCTTTGCCGGCGGCGGGTTTAGAGAGGGCAGATTTGGATTACCGCATACGGAAGTTGACGGTGAAGTTGGAGGCGATGCAAGCCAAGGCGGATAGGAGCATCCCGGCGCCGATGCTGCGGGCGGCCCAGGGGATCGTTCTGCTGGACCGGACGAAGGCGGGTTTTATTTTCGCGTACCAGGGCGGCAGCGGCATTGCGATGGTGCGCAATCCCCGGAACGGGCAGTGGGGACCGCCGGCGTTTTTGAAGGCTAACGAGGCGAGCCTGGGTTTCCAGATAGGGGGGCAGCAGTCGTTTGTGGTGCTGCTGTTGATGAACACGAATGCGGTGCAGTTGCTGGCGCAGGGAACGGTCAAGGTCAGCGGGGAAGCGGCCGGGACGGCCGGGGATATCAGCCGCGGCACGGAAGCGGGGGTGTCCTCGCTTGAGCCGCTGATTCGGGTCTATACGGACAAGGAAGGGCTCTATGGGGGCGCGGCGGTGAAGGGGGATTTGCTTGCGCCGGACATCGATGCGAATCTGGTGTACTACGACCAGAGCCTGACGTTGCCGGAAATACTTTTCAGCCGAAAGCTCAAGGTGAGCGAAGCGACTGCGGAATTGGCGGGGAAGCTGGGGCAGATGTCGCGGTGA